A DNA window from Malus domestica chromosome 12, GDT2T_hap1 contains the following coding sequences:
- the LOC139189852 gene encoding uncharacterized protein produces MELTKLDLLKKTYLTFHATNIVLQQQYRAHKFTKFSDLISVLLLAEKLNQLLMKNHQAQPTGSNATSEGHVTYSSSHKRRKNHRGRGNGRQVQPQAQGQQSAAPKGRNVTQQRPPLAPKVPNFKNKGKAPVQVASTELDMCYRCGSRDHWSRVCRASLEAIAKYHSRREFNFAHVDHPEDATTSMEILDFQEASSPMDEKIRHVFKVFIPTGRTH; encoded by the coding sequence ATGGAACTAACCAAATTAGATCTCTTGAAGAAGACCTATTtgaccttccatgccaccaatattgtcctgcagcaacaatatagggcacataaattcaccaagttttcggatttgatctctgttttacttctcgctgaaaagctgaaccaacttttgatgaagaatcatcaagctcaaccCACTGGCTCCAACGCAACGTCTGAAGGGCATGTGACCTATTCTAGCAGCCATAAACGACGAAAGAACCATCGTGGCCGTGGCAATGGGCGGCAAGTCCAACCACAGGCCCAAGGTCAACAAAGTGCCGCACCTAAGGGAAGAAATGTGACCCAGCAACGTCCACCACTCGCCCCAAAggtcccaaacttcaagaacaagggcaaagctccCGTTCAGGTTGCTTCTACTGAACTGGacatgtgctatcgttgtggatcaagggatcattggtcacgcgtatgccgagcttcccttgaggctattgccaaatatcattctcgtcgtgagtttaactttgcacatgtggatcatccggaagatgcaactacatcaatggagatatTGGATTTCCAGGAGGCGTCATCACCTATGGATGAAaaaattagacatgtttttaaGGTGTTTATCCCTACTGGccgaacccactag